A genomic region of Acidobacteriota bacterium contains the following coding sequences:
- a CDS encoding Smr/MutS family protein, producing the protein MYDKNNPFPEPVDLEITDSIDLHSFQPRDIRAVVEAYLLEAFKKQFPIVRIIHGKGVGVQREIVRKVLSESDLVKSFKNAPEFSGSWGATIVQLDL; encoded by the coding sequence GTGTACGACAAAAATAACCCATTCCCTGAACCTGTCGATCTCGAGATCACAGATTCGATCGATCTACATTCATTTCAGCCGCGGGACATACGTGCTGTGGTCGAAGCTTATCTTCTCGAGGCATTCAAAAAGCAGTTTCCGATCGTCAGGATCATTCATGGTAAAGGGGTCGGCGTTCAGAGAGAGATCGTCCGAAAGGTACTGTCCGAGTCCGATCTTGTAAAGTCGTTCAAAAATGCTCCGGAGTTCTCCGGCAGTTGGGGAGCGACCATCGTGCAGCTCGACCTTTAA